The sequence AATTGGTACAGAAAACGATATCGGCTTAGCGTGCGTTTCTGCTCCGATACTCACAAAACCCCATTTACAGCCGGTGATGATGGCTTTATTGCGCCTCAATCCCAATAAACTTCGATTTTACCGCCAAGGCTTCAGGGCCATGGCGCGTATTCAACAGGGCTTATGACATATAGCAATCGGATTTGAAACGTGAAATCTTAAATAAGCCTAACTACTGAATTCGCTGGGCTAGGTCTCTCGACAAGTTTCATAACTCATTTCATATCGCTATACTTTGTCACCCCGACAGCATTTCACCCCTTTCGCGCAAGTGCTACCGCGAAGCCGACGAACAAAAGGGTGATCGCTATGACCGTTATCCCTGCGGCGTGAGGGGCAAGCAAAAAGCTCTTGATGAAATCGAAGCCGACGAGCCATTGAAGAAAACGCTTCAAGAGCTGATCCGCAAGGGATCCCAGCCAGCCAAAGAAAAGTAGTATACCGATAAATGCGTAAAACGCCAGGCCTGAATCTCCGGGAGTTGGGGCACCGCCTATCGGCTCATTTTCTGGCGGATTTTCCCAAACACTACCACCCCTCTGGCATACTCCGCAGCCTTCACCTCTACACGACGAACAAGTAACCCATGGCATAGAATCACCCTCGCTTTCCGCTTTGTCTATTTCCATATTGATAAACGGAAATAGAATTGACCGGATTGTAACGAGGACTTATTAACTTCTGGTGTAATTTAATCACTTGCCGACATATTTCCTGGAAACCGAATAGTCTTTGTAGGTGACGACAATGAGACCTAAACCCTCAATGTGAATTTGTCTTGGTAGCAGCATCCGATCAAATTCAAAAGTCCCATGGGTCTCAACACGTCGTTTTGATTCAGGAGTTAAAAACTGACTATCTCCAGGTTTCGCGTGAATAACCGTTTTCAAACCGTCTTCCCACGTCAAACGGAAAGTCGTTCCAAAGCCCGCACTGCTATTGCCGTAAATCGAACATTTTTGCTTAAATAACTTTCCATTATTACCACTCCAGATACAATCAGTTTTTAAAACCCGTGTTGGTGTTGCTGTCGATTGTTGAGCGGTTATGACCGAAAACAATAGCGGAACGCAAGATAGGAATAAAGCCTTAAATACAGATTTCATGTTGAAGTCTCTCGGCGATAGAAATAAGTGAAAAACTATAGGCACATTCAAGCATAGAGCATTCAATATCCGGAATCACCCATCATCCTGTCCCAAACTGGCACAGTCCAGCCACAAACCGCCGAAACACAACCGCTCATGCAGTTAACCCGTGACCACAATCCTCTGTGGTCACGGGGTTTCAAGTTCGGATCAAGACTGAGGATGCAGTCGCTACTCGCAAGCAATGCCGTCGTTGTCCCTGTCCCGCCCGCGTGTGTAATTAGGATCGCCGGGGGTAAAACGACTTAAGCCCATTCGTCGCAACTCCTTACAAGTGCCAGCAACATACCCTTGAGTGGACATTGTTCCTTGGGTTCGTCTAGGGCTGCTATTTGAACGACGACCTTGACGACGGAAAGTAGACGGCATGATGGGATTACGCTGATTCCAATACCCAAGCCGCCGCTTCTTTGCCTGTTGTTCAGCCTTGAGATATAGCGATTTAGTATCGCGACAGGCATCAAGGTATTGCCGATAAACCACTGCCTCACCCGCCTGAACCATTGCAAGATTGATCGATCGATTACCCACGTAGACCTCACCGACTGTGCGACCATAACGGTCGATCGTCACTTGGCGGATTTTGACCCGCTGACCACCCGGCAGCAATCCTTTTAACTTTGCAGTTGAACGCTGACCCCAAGGCTTCTGCCGTGTTTCGGGTGCATCAATGCAAGCCAGTCGCACCGTCTTCTTTTTGCCGTTGTAACCGATCGTAATCGTGTCGCCATCACCCACCGAAACAACTTTGGCGGTGAAGTTCGCCGCTGTAGAGGGAAATTGAACAGCGAGGATAGTTACGCCGATCGCTGCCAGGGATAGTGCTGTTTTCATCGGGGTAAAAATAGTTTGATCGCCTTAGCAGCTTATACCCAATGCAAGGGATAACCCAGGGGTTACCTGTCTGCACATATCGTTAGCCCACCCGGCGAACTGCTCCCCATTAGCGTATTCAGTAACCCTAGAATATGACTGGTCCGCAGTTGGCAAGCAAGAACATGTCGGACCTGT is a genomic window of Romeriopsis navalis LEGE 11480 containing:
- a CDS encoding thermonuclease family protein, which gives rise to MKTALSLAAIGVTILAVQFPSTAANFTAKVVSVGDGDTITIGYNGKKKTVRLACIDAPETRQKPWGQRSTAKLKGLLPGGQRVKIRQVTIDRYGRTVGEVYVGNRSINLAMVQAGEAVVYRQYLDACRDTKSLYLKAEQQAKKRRLGYWNQRNPIMPSTFRRQGRRSNSSPRRTQGTMSTQGYVAGTCKELRRMGLSRFTPGDPNYTRGRDRDNDGIACE